The following coding sequences are from one Musa acuminata AAA Group cultivar baxijiao chromosome BXJ2-4, Cavendish_Baxijiao_AAA, whole genome shotgun sequence window:
- the LOC135609067 gene encoding germin-like protein 3-8, translated as MELRCAAQSFVLFLSFTLLLASTRADPHPLQDFCVADFGATGVVVNGFPCKPASNVTSDDFFFAGLSNEGNTSNIFGSSVTPANVLSFAGLNTLGVSMNRVDVAPGGVNPSHSHPRATELIILLQGRLLVGFVSTNNQFFSKVLNPGEMFVVPKGLIHFQYNVGTKKALAITTFDSQLPGVVIASTTLFGSTPAIPDDVLAKAFQVDQKVVTAIKSKFAN; from the coding sequence ATGGAGTTGCGGTGTGCTGCACAGTCCTttgtcctcttcctctccttcaccCTCCTCCTTGCATCGACCCGCGCCGACCCTCACCCTCTGCAGGACTTCTGCGTCGCCGACTTCGGAGCTACTGGCGTGGTCGTCAATGGGTTCCCGTGCAAGCCTGCCTCCAACGTCACGTCCGACGACTTCTTCTTCGCCGGGCTGTCCAACGAGGGCAACACCAGCAACATCTTCGGTTCCAGCGTGACCCCTGCGAACGTCCTCAGCTTCGCGGGACTCAACACCCTCGGCGTCTCCATGAACCGTGTCGATGTCGCCCCCGGCGGCGTCAACCCGTCCCACAGCCACCCGAGAGCCACAGAGCTCATCATCCTCCTCCAGGGTCGACTGCTGGTGGGGTTCGTCAGCACCAACAACCAGTTCTTCTCCAAGGTCTTGAATCCCGGCGAGATGTTCGTGGTGCCCAAGGGCCTCATTCACTTCCAATACAACGTCGGAACGAAGAAGGCGCTCGCCATCACCACCTTCGACAGCCAGCTCCCGGGGGTGGTGATCGCCTCCACTACCCTGTTCGGATCGACGCCGGCGATTCCCGACGATGTGCTGGCCAAAGCTTTTCAGGTGGATCAGAAGGTTGTCACCGCCATAAAGTCCAAGTTTGCGAACTAA